The following are encoded in a window of Bacillus sp. es.036 genomic DNA:
- the radA gene encoding DNA repair protein RadA codes for MAKKKTKFMCQDCGYESPKWMGKCPGCHQWNTMVEEMVPGDNDRRRFVTSSNETASKPTSIRSIQKEMEPRILTHIKELDRVLGGGVVPGSLVLVGGDPGIGKSTLLLQTSSKLADQDHPVLYISGEESVKQTKLRADRLGVDAEKLFVLAETDLEYISKAIEEINPQLVIIDSIQTIFRSEVTSAPGSVSQVRECTSQLMRIAKTKGIAVFIVGHVTKEGSIAGPRLLEHMVDAVLYFEGERHHTFRILRGVKNRFGSTNEIGVFEMKEEGLEEVLNPSEIFLEERSSGSAGSTVVASMEGTRTVLVEIQALISPTSFGNPRRTATGIDHNRVSLLMAVLEKRVGLLLQNQDAYLNVAGGVRLDEPAIDLAIAVSIASSFRDKPTRPSDIVVGEIGLTGEIRRVSRIEQRVIEAAKLGFERAIIPKKNIGGWTFPEGIQVIGVQTVDEALKEALGG; via the coding sequence ATGGCGAAGAAAAAGACGAAATTTATGTGTCAGGATTGCGGCTATGAATCTCCAAAATGGATGGGGAAATGTCCAGGATGTCATCAATGGAACACGATGGTAGAAGAAATGGTTCCAGGGGATAACGATCGTAGACGTTTTGTTACTTCAAGCAATGAAACAGCGAGTAAACCGACATCTATTAGAAGTATCCAAAAAGAAATGGAGCCTAGAATACTAACCCACATCAAGGAACTTGATCGTGTCTTAGGCGGTGGTGTCGTTCCAGGTTCACTCGTTCTTGTTGGGGGTGATCCGGGGATTGGTAAATCAACGCTCTTATTACAAACGTCGTCGAAGTTAGCTGATCAAGATCACCCCGTTCTGTACATCTCTGGTGAGGAGTCGGTCAAGCAAACGAAGCTTCGTGCAGATCGCTTAGGTGTTGATGCGGAAAAATTATTTGTATTAGCGGAGACGGATCTTGAGTATATTAGTAAAGCGATTGAAGAAATAAACCCGCAACTTGTCATTATCGACTCAATCCAAACGATTTTCAGATCAGAAGTTACATCTGCTCCGGGGAGTGTTTCTCAAGTTCGTGAATGTACTTCCCAACTTATGCGTATAGCTAAAACAAAGGGAATTGCAGTTTTTATTGTCGGACATGTGACGAAAGAAGGATCAATTGCGGGTCCGAGACTTTTAGAACATATGGTAGATGCGGTGCTTTACTTTGAGGGAGAGCGTCACCACACATTTCGAATTCTTCGCGGCGTAAAAAACCGTTTTGGATCGACAAATGAGATAGGTGTTTTTGAGATGAAGGAAGAGGGTCTTGAAGAAGTACTTAATCCTTCTGAGATTTTTCTAGAAGAACGATCTTCTGGTTCTGCAGGGTCCACGGTTGTGGCATCTATGGAGGGAACACGGACGGTGCTTGTCGAAATACAAGCCCTTATATCACCTACTAGCTTTGGAAATCCACGTAGAACGGCAACAGGTATTGATCATAACCGAGTATCGTTATTAATGGCGGTTCTTGAGAAAAGAGTAGGTCTGCTTTTGCAAAACCAGGATGCTTATTTAAATGTGGCTGGTGGTGTAAGACTTGATGAGCCTGCAATTGACCTTGCTATTGCTGTTTCCATTGCTTCAAGTTTTAGAGACAAACCAACACGTCCTTCTGACATAGTAGTGGGTGAAATTGGATTGACCGGAGAAATTAGACGAGTATCTCGTATTGAACAACGAGTGATTGAAGCCGCTAAACTTGGTTTTGAACGGGCTATTATTCCAAAGAAGAACATAGGTGGATGGACTTTCCCCGAAGGCATTCAGGTAATCGGTGTTCAAACAGTAGACGAAGCATTAAAAGAAGCGCTAGGAGGGTAG
- the disA gene encoding DNA integrity scanning diadenylate cyclase DisA — MEIDKQQEIINGILKIVAPGTQLRHGIDNILRANTGGLIVVGYDGKLQEIVDGGFSIECRFTPAYLYELAKMDGAIILNKEASKILYANTQLIPETSIPSTETGIRHRTAERVAKQTGNLVISISQRRNVITLYQGNIRYSLKEIGVILTKANQAMQTLEKYKSVLDQGITDLGALEFEELVTLQEVAQVIHRIEMVLRIKKEILNYINELGTEGRLISMQMEELVSNLESEAKWLIGDYVKDVDESPADVMKRLKRLSSDDLLEENAIMKILGYQDQNENVTPRGYRILHKIPRLPSNIIENLVDSFDNLNAISKASIEELDHVDGIGAIRAKKIKDGLKRIQEQLFVDRHI; from the coding sequence ATGGAGATCGATAAGCAGCAGGAAATTATAAACGGCATATTAAAAATCGTTGCGCCAGGGACTCAATTAAGGCATGGGATCGATAATATTCTACGCGCGAATACCGGTGGTCTTATTGTTGTAGGGTATGACGGTAAGTTGCAAGAAATTGTCGATGGAGGCTTCTCAATTGAGTGTCGCTTCACCCCTGCTTATTTGTATGAATTAGCAAAAATGGACGGGGCCATTATATTAAACAAAGAAGCCTCCAAAATATTATATGCAAATACACAATTAATTCCAGAAACCTCTATTCCATCAACGGAGACCGGAATTCGTCATCGAACTGCAGAGCGGGTTGCCAAGCAAACAGGTAATCTAGTGATTTCGATCTCACAGCGTCGTAATGTCATTACGCTTTATCAGGGAAATATTCGCTATTCATTAAAAGAAATTGGCGTTATTCTGACAAAAGCCAATCAAGCGATGCAAACGTTAGAGAAATACAAATCAGTTCTAGATCAGGGGATTACAGACCTCGGTGCGCTTGAGTTTGAAGAACTTGTCACGCTTCAAGAAGTAGCACAGGTGATTCACCGGATTGAAATGGTGTTACGTATTAAGAAAGAGATTCTTAATTACATTAACGAGCTAGGGACAGAAGGACGATTAATTAGCATGCAGATGGAAGAGCTTGTATCTAATCTTGAGTCAGAGGCAAAGTGGCTGATTGGAGATTATGTGAAGGACGTTGATGAATCTCCTGCTGATGTAATGAAACGTTTGAAGAGGCTCTCAAGTGATGATTTGCTAGAAGAAAACGCGATAATGAAGATTCTTGGTTACCAGGATCAGAATGAGAATGTTACTCCACGAGGTTACCGGATTCTGCATAAAATTCCAAGGTTACCATCTAACATTATTGAAAATTTGGTCGATAGTTTTGATAACTTAAATGCGATTTCGAAAGCTTCGATCGAGGAATTGGATCATGTCGATGGAATCGGAGCTATTCGAGCTAAGAAAATAAAAGATGGACTAAAGCGAATTCAAGAACAACTCTTTGTGGATCGCCATATATAG
- a CDS encoding PIN/TRAM domain-containing protein yields MIKWIVQLFFIILGGALGLVYLPDLIQLLNIGDLPSVFSNSYAGAVIGAVLFFLATFWITDYIVDFIRIIEEKVVKAPVGDVLFGAIGLIIGLIIAFLLTVPLAEINFPVVSNILPIFITILLGYFGFQVGFKKRDELINLFSNTKGKEKKKDSDEDEIDSGSSKLKILDTSVIIDGRIADICQTGFLEGTLVIPQFVLEELQHIADSSDVLKRNRGRRGLDILNKIQKELEINVEIYEGDFEEIQEVDSKLVKLAKLVNGMVVTNDFNLNKVCELQKVQVLNINDLANAVKPVVLPGEELNVQVIKDGKEYNQGVAYLDDGTMIVVEEGRNYIGKTIDVLVTSVLQTSAGRMIFAKPKLLEKAL; encoded by the coding sequence ATGATAAAGTGGATTGTACAGTTGTTTTTTATCATTTTAGGCGGAGCACTGGGATTAGTATACTTACCAGATTTAATACAATTACTCAATATAGGGGATCTTCCATCAGTTTTTAGCAACTCTTATGCAGGTGCTGTCATTGGAGCGGTACTGTTCTTTCTAGCAACATTTTGGATAACAGATTATATTGTGGATTTTATTCGAATTATTGAAGAAAAGGTAGTTAAAGCACCTGTTGGAGACGTACTATTTGGGGCAATTGGACTGATTATTGGACTTATAATTGCATTTTTACTAACTGTACCTCTGGCTGAGATTAACTTTCCGGTTGTTAGTAACATTCTGCCGATTTTCATTACGATCCTTTTAGGGTATTTTGGATTCCAGGTTGGGTTTAAAAAGCGCGATGAGCTTATTAACCTTTTCTCCAACACCAAAGGCAAGGAAAAGAAAAAAGATTCGGATGAGGATGAGATTGATTCTGGATCATCTAAATTAAAGATCCTTGATACAAGTGTCATTATTGATGGAAGAATCGCGGACATATGTCAGACTGGGTTTCTTGAAGGCACGTTAGTCATTCCCCAATTTGTCCTTGAGGAACTCCAACATATTGCTGACTCGTCAGACGTTTTAAAACGTAATCGCGGGCGTCGTGGCCTTGATATCTTGAACAAAATACAAAAAGAGCTTGAAATAAACGTTGAAATCTATGAAGGTGATTTTGAAGAAATTCAAGAAGTAGATAGTAAACTTGTGAAGCTCGCCAAGCTTGTCAATGGCATGGTTGTTACAAACGATTTTAACTTAAACAAAGTATGCGAACTGCAAAAAGTTCAAGTTTTGAATATCAATGATTTAGCCAATGCGGTTAAGCCGGTAGTGCTTCCTGGGGAAGAGCTTAATGTGCAAGTGATAAAAGACGGGAAAGAATACAATCAGGGCGTTGCGTATCTAGATGATGGTACAATGATTGTCGTAGAAGAAGGTAGAAACTATATAGGCAAAACGATTGATGTTCTTGTAACGAGCGTGTTGCAAACATCAGCAGGGCGAATGATATTTGCGAAGCCCAAGCTACTTGAGAAAGCACTTTAA
- the ispD gene encoding 2-C-methyl-D-erythritol 4-phosphate cytidylyltransferase has protein sequence MKYSVVIPAAGQGKRMNAGKNKQFIMLEGKPIIVHTMSVFQSDPQCEEIVLAINEREHDDFRALIEEYGLTKVNHVVTGGRERQQSVYEGLKALQGEKIVLIHDGARPFFSHEVANKVALAAANYDGAIVAVPVKDTVKQVEQLQVKRTIDRSSLWAVQTPQAFRLSVIKDVHQWAEANDVIGTDDASLVEMNGQAVHVIEGDYWNVKLTTPEDLIFARAILREKKESGI, from the coding sequence TTGAAGTATTCAGTAGTCATTCCTGCAGCCGGTCAAGGTAAACGGATGAACGCGGGAAAAAACAAACAATTTATTATGCTTGAAGGAAAACCGATTATCGTTCATACGATGTCGGTTTTTCAAAGTGATCCACAGTGTGAAGAAATTGTGCTTGCTATTAATGAGCGGGAGCACGACGACTTCCGGGCACTTATCGAAGAGTATGGGTTAACGAAAGTAAATCATGTAGTAACAGGTGGGCGTGAAAGGCAACAAAGTGTTTATGAAGGTCTAAAAGCCTTGCAGGGAGAAAAGATCGTGTTAATTCACGACGGAGCGCGACCGTTTTTTTCACATGAAGTTGCAAACAAAGTGGCGCTGGCAGCAGCGAATTATGACGGAGCTATTGTCGCTGTTCCGGTTAAAGATACAGTGAAGCAGGTAGAGCAATTACAAGTAAAGAGAACAATTGATCGCTCAAGCTTGTGGGCTGTTCAAACGCCACAGGCTTTTCGTCTATCTGTGATTAAGGATGTCCATCAATGGGCGGAAGCGAATGACGTGATTGGAACCGATGATGCAAGTTTAGTAGAAATGAATGGACAAGCGGTGCATGTTATTGAGGGTGACTATTGGAACGTTAAATTAACAACACCTGAAGACTTAATCTTTGCTAGAGCGATATTGCGAGAGAAGAAGGAGAGTGGCATTTGA
- the ispF gene encoding 2-C-methyl-D-erythritol 2,4-cyclodiphosphate synthase has product MMRVGHGFDVHKLVEGRPCIIGGVTIPFEKGLLGHSDADVLLHSVADACLGAIGEGDIGKHFPDTDEAFKDADSKELLRHVYGIVKEKGFVLGNVDGTIIAQLPKMAPHISAMREVIAELLEADISQVNVKATTSENLGFTGRGEGIAAEVVVLLQKA; this is encoded by the coding sequence TTGATGCGAGTAGGGCATGGTTTTGATGTACATAAATTAGTAGAAGGACGTCCATGTATTATTGGAGGGGTGACAATTCCGTTTGAAAAGGGTTTACTAGGACATTCCGATGCCGACGTTCTTCTTCATTCCGTTGCAGATGCTTGTCTGGGTGCAATTGGAGAAGGCGATATAGGGAAGCATTTTCCGGATACAGATGAGGCATTTAAAGATGCTGATTCCAAGGAACTCCTTCGTCATGTGTATGGCATTGTAAAAGAAAAGGGATTTGTACTAGGAAACGTCGATGGTACGATTATCGCCCAGCTTCCGAAAATGGCGCCTCACATTTCAGCGATGCGTGAAGTGATTGCTGAATTACTTGAGGCAGACATAAGTCAGGTGAATGTGAAGGCAACAACTTCTGAGAACCTAGGCTTTACGGGTAGAGGAGAAGGAATTGCGGCTGAAGTAGTCGTGTTGCTTCAAAAAGCTTGA